Proteins encoded in a region of the Pelmatolapia mariae isolate MD_Pm_ZW linkage group LG16_19, Pm_UMD_F_2, whole genome shotgun sequence genome:
- the rab3gap2 gene encoding rab3 GTPase-activating protein non-catalytic subunit isoform X3 produces MSCSLFEFCRLQEFKTVRHFLFRNVKSEPVEEKSQTEDNELSWDTSDWESAWEGGDNKEEESTSDKKVADDAGGQGEPWLQDCVVSLSPCADLLVVAREQKAAFLSAKWRTDDSGREEMTLGVSWTGTLSTEEGECVSSTICIPLASQKRSSTGRPDWTCVVVGFTSGYVRFYTESGVLLLAQLLHEDPVLRLKCRTYEIPRHPGVTEQHEELSILYPAAMVTIDGFSLFQSLRACRNQVARVFATKHSAAAAGNDVIQPPPLAYKKWGLQEMDTIVDHSSVGVMTLCVFDQMKNASILGGFNASVKGSPPAMSQYVTVGSGPYTGFYYAIEGSSQPLLSHVAMAVASKLTSALFSAASGWLGWNKNKNEEEAPQKQKPKVEPATPLSIRFGLPDSRRHGESICLSPCNTLAGVTDDFGRVTLLDLARGIAIRMWKGYRDAQLGWLQVPEERSERDLSPSVSLPRRHALFLVIYAPRRGILEVWAMQQGPRVGAFTVGKHCRLLYAGYRLMGVNSVTSQGWQLHTQQVCLLDPITGALRTVNIPFHLALSDKKSERAKDMHLVKKLTTLLRSRDIELDILESEARSILLDIKHPAVKKQALESLLSNKNTPVSCLVNIIRALDDTLKRQEPEEVDTELLQLCSSQLKLLQLYTDIQQLHSATDVEESAENDSLEGIEEELSRVAPTLQRYAQFTPRPSVSFAQDSPDSPLPAQAFLSQLECTEDEEVKVIRRSETEWNQLGNFLFWSCLCGKSPLHKVCYTLQQASISPQQLLSLLLSVWLHREKEVLQKPEENVRNLHRLLVALSNMKGAVEESWDPQSISPWWQQVRTTCVQSHNAAAALLAALVAHRAAKASITSRADSKFQSEWEAVSLELEQWVVCVHQLEDVLVLQTLLLVPPPPGATGGATVQCSIKTLLEGGTGGIADSVSKWVFRQDISPERLKEILQKSGNKEADDNVEQRDEEERHEKEKSQEDTDRTAELLLAVCQRFPHSLSPDFVFAHCCWEYVVQWNKDPEEGRYLCWSVEHLKMVSSPHIQQGVCTMMWSTFIVKRFSAATFLMEKVGKAPKDRLCRRDVGMGDKAVTSFLGCCVQLLNILMEADSAVEEVSAPELSIEEAWSGAEGPASIAELALEQRGVHYPLVQHHCLLASLLHAAMTFSVKVKPFSLFDSKGKNAFFRDLTTIQLMPSGDMDPGLVSVRQEFLLRVLTGWVQAIDDPSSSTPLPSSGPKAEWWPSLCLELGSLLQVNPDILRRHLVCELYSQGLDLRAEEVMLEVEDKDVLGSQLLVLTGQRLSYSLLHSQNQTQAAMELLARLPPTLCTWLKAMDPHELRCPLIPLPQTSRLVGRLIEILPENHAQYSLALHLLEAVEVLTTED; encoded by the exons AAGATAATGAGCTGTCTTGGGACACCTCTGACTGGGAGTCGGCATGGGAAGGTGGTGATAATAAAGAGGAGGAATCCACCTCTGATAAAAAG GTCGCGGATGATGCTGGTGGGCAGGGTGAACCATGGCTGCAGGACTGTGTCGTGTCCCTGTCGCCCTGTGCTGACCTGCTGGTGGTGGCCCGTGAACAGAAGGCGGCCTTTCTCTCAG CTAAATGGCGCACAGATGACAGCGGCAGAGAAGAGATGACTCTGGGAGTATCTTGGACTGGAACTCTTAGCACTGAGGAAGG AGAGTGTGTGAGCAGCACCATTTGTATTCCCTTGGCAAGTCAAAAGAG gaGCTCCACCGGGCGGCCTGACTGGACATGTGTAGTCGTGGGTTTCACATCTGGTTATGTCCGTTTCTACACTGAG AGCGGCGTTCTGCTTCTTGCCCAGCTGCTACACGAGGACCCGGTACTGAGGCTCAAGTGTCGCACTTACGAGATCCCTCGCCATCCTGGAGTAACTGAGcag CACGAGGAGCTGAGCATCCTCTACCCTGCTGCTATGGTCACCATAGATGGATTCAGCCTCTTTCAGTCTCTGCGGGCCTGCAGGAATCAGGTGGCAAGAG TGTTTGCCACAAAGCATTCAG ctgcagcagcaggtaATGATGTGATCCAGCCTCCTCCTCTGGCCTATAAGAAGTGGGGTCTGCAGGAAATGGACACCATTGTGGACCACAGCAGTGTGG GCGTCATGACACTGTGTGTCTTTGACCAAATGAAGAACGCTTCTATCCTGGGGGGATTCAACGCCTCAGTCAAAGGCAGCCCCCCCGCCATGAGCCAGTATGTCACTGTAGGATCTGGGCCATACACGGGCTTTTACTATGCTATAGAG GGGAGTTCTCAGCCTCTGCTGTCCCACGTGGCTATGGCAGTGGCCAGTAAACTCACCTCAGCCCTCTTCAGTGCtgccag CGGGTGGTTGGGatggaacaaaaacaagaacGAAGAGGAGGCTCCCCAGAAACAGAAGCCCAAGGTGGAGCCTGCCACCCCTTTAAGTATCAG ATTTGGTCTCCCAGACTCTCGGCGGCATGGCGAGTCAATATGTCTGTCCCCGTGCAACACGCTGGCTGGAGTGACAGATGACTTTGGCCGAGTCACACTGCTGGACTTGGCCAGGGGCATCGCCATTCGCATGTGGAAAG GTTACAGAGATGCCCAGTTGGGTTGGCTGCAGGTTCCAGAGGAGCGTAGCGAGCGGGATTTATCCCCCTCTGtgtccctccccagacgccacGCTCTGTTCCTGGTCATCTACGCCCCTCGTAGGGGGATCCTGGAAGTTTGGGCAATGCAACAGGGGCCTCGGGTCGGAGCTTTCACTGTAGGCAAACATTGCAG GTTGCTGTATGCTGGTTACCGTCTGATGGGGGTGAACAGTGTGACCAGTCAGGGTTGGCAGCTCCACACACAGCAGGTGTGTCTGCTTGATCCAATCACAGGAGCTCTGAGGACCGTGAACATTCCCTTCCACCTGGCTCTCAG tgaTAAGAAGAGCGAGCGAGCCAAAGATATGCACCTGGTAAAGAAACTCACTACCCTACTAAGGAGCCGAGACATTGAGCTTG ATATATTGGAGAGTGAAGCCAGAAGCATCTTACTAGATATCAAACACCCTGCAGTTAAGAAGCAG GCACTGGAGTCTCTTCTGTCAAATAAAAACACTCCTGTCTCTTGTCTTGTTAACATCATACGTGCCTTAGATGACACTTTGAAACGGCAAG AGCCTGAGGAAGTGGACACTGAGTTACTTCAGCTCTGCTCATCACAGCTCAAACTACTGCAGCTCTACACAGACATCCAGCAACTGCATTCTGCCACAGATGTCGAGGAAAGCGCTGAAAAT GACTCCCTTGAAGGCATAGAGGAGGAATTGTCCCGTGTTGCACCGACCTTGCAGCGCTATGCCCAGTTCACACCAAGACCCAGTGTTTCGTTTGCCCAGGACTCACCTGACTCCCCCCTGCCTGCTCAGGCTTTTCTCTCCCAGTTGGAGTGCACAGAGGATGAGGAGGTTAAGGTGATCCGTAGGTCTGAAACTGAATGGAACCAGTTGG GAAACTTCCTGTTCTGGAGTTGTCTGTGTGGAAAAAGTCCACTCCATAAAGTCTGTTACACACTACAGCAGGCCAGCATCAGCCCACAGCAGCTTCTG TCTTTGCTGTTGAGTGTGTGGTTGCATCGGGAGAAGGAGGTGCTACAGAAACCAGAGGAAAATGTTCGAAACCTCCACAGACTACTTGTCGCCCTCAGCAATATGAAAG GTGCAGTCGAGGAGTCATGGGACCCACAATCAATCTCCCCCTGGTGGCAGCAAGTCCGCACTACATGTGTTCAGTCCCACAATGCTGCCGCTGCCCTGCTGGCTGCACTGGTCGCTCACCGTGCTGCTAAAGCTAGCATCACAAGCCGAGCTGATAGCAAG tttcAGTCAGAGTGGGAGGCAGTGTCACTGGAGTTGGAGCAGTGGGTGGTGTGTGTTCACCAGCTGGAAGACGTGCTGGTGCTGCAGACTCTGCTGTTGGTGCCTCCTCCACCAGGAGCAACAGGGGGCGCTACAGTTCAGTGCTCTATTAAAACATTGTTGGAGGGAGGCACAG GCGGTATTGCCGACAGTGTCTCTAAGTGGGTGTTTAGACAAGACATTTCCCCAGAGCGGCTGAAGGAAATCCTCCAGAAAAGTGGAAATAAAGAAGCAGATGACAATGTGGAGCAGAGAGACGAAGAAGAAAGACATGAGAAGGAGAAAAGCCAAGAGGACACAGACAGGACAGCAG AGTTGCTGTTAGCGGTATGCCAGCGGTTCCCACACTCTCTCTCACCTGATTTTGTCTTCGCCCACTGCTGCTGGGAGTATGTGGTGCAGTGGAACAAAGACCCAGAG GAGGGTCGATATCTCTGCTGGTCTGTGGAACATTTGAAGATGGTCTCCAGTCCTCATATCCAGCAAG GTGTTTGTACGATGATGTGGAGCACATTCATTGTCAAGCGTTTCTCAGCAGCAACCTTTCTCATGGAGAAA GTGGGGAAAGCACCCAAAGATCGCTTGTGTCGACGG GATGTCGGGATGGGAGACAAAGCGGTGACGTccttcctgggctgctgcgtcCAGCTGCTGAATATCCTCATGGAG GCGGACTCGGCGGTGGAGGAGGTTTCTGCCCCAGAGTTGTCCATCGAGGAGGCGTGGTCTGGAGCCGAGGGCCCAGCTTCCATTGCTGAACTTGCCCTGGAGCAAAGAGGTGTTCACTACCCGCTGGTCCAGCACCACTGCCTGTTAGCATCCCTGCTACATGCTGCTATGACCTTCAGTGTCAAGGTCAAACCATTCAGCCTTTTTGATAGCAAG GGTAAGAATGCTTTCTTCAGAGACCTGACGACCATCCAGCTGATGCCCAGCGGAGACATGGACCCAGGTTTGGTCTCTGTGCGACAGGAG TTCCTCCTGCGGGTGCTGACCGGTTGGGTTCAGGCTATAGATGATCCCTCTAGCTCCACTCCACTTCCTTCAAGCGGACCCAAAGCCGAGTGGTGGCCCTCGCTGTGTTTAGAGCTCGGCTCTCTGCTGCAGGTCAACCCAGACATCCTGCGGCGGCATCTCGTCTGCGAGCTCTACAGCCAAGGACTCGATCTTCGGGCAGAAGAG GTGATGTTAGAGGTGGAAGATAAGGATGTTTTGGGCTCCCAGTTGTTGGTGCTGACAGGTCAGAGGCTGAGCTACTCGCTTCTCCACAGCCAGAACCAGACGCAGGCCGCCATGGAGCTGCTGGCCCGCCTGCCCCCCACCCTCTGCACGTGGCTGAAGGCGATG GACCCACATGAGCTGCGGTGTCCCCTGATCCCGCTGCCCCAGACCAGCCGGCTGGTCGGTCGTCTGATCGAGATACTGCCGGAGAACCACGCTCAGTACAGTCTGGCCCTCCACCTGCTGGAGGCCGTAGAGGTCCTCACCACAGAGGACTGA
- the rab3gap2 gene encoding rab3 GTPase-activating protein non-catalytic subunit isoform X4 encodes MSCSLFEFCRLQEFKTVRHFLFRNVKSEPVEEKSQTEDNELSWDTSDWESAWEGGDNKEEESTSDKKVADDAGGQGEPWLQDCVVSLSPCADLLVVAREQKAAFLSAKWRTDDSGREEMTLGVSWTGTLSTEEGECVSSTICIPLASQKRSSTGRPDWTCVVVGFTSGYVRFYTESGVLLLAQLLHEDPVLRLKCRTYEIPRHPGVTEQHEELSILYPAAMVTIDGFSLFQSLRACRNQVARAAAAGNDVIQPPPLAYKKWGLQEMDTIVDHSSVGVMTLCVFDQMKNASILGGFNASVKGSPPAMSQYVTVGSGPYTGFYYAIEGSSQPLLSHVAMAVASKLTSALFSAASGWLGWNKNKNEEEAPQKQKPKVEPATPLSIRFGLPDSRRHGESICLSPCNTLAGVTDDFGRVTLLDLARGIAIRMWKGYRDAQLGWLQVPEERSERDLSPSVSLPRRHALFLVIYAPRRGILEVWAMQQGPRVGAFTVGKHCRLLYAGYRLMGVNSVTSQGWQLHTQQVCLLDPITGALRTVNIPFHLALSDKKSERAKDMHLVKKLTTLLRSRDIELDILESEARSILLDIKHPAVKKQALESLLSNKNTPVSCLVNIIRALDDTLKRQEPEEVDTELLQLCSSQLKLLQLYTDIQQLHSATDVEESAENDSLEGIEEELSRVAPTLQRYAQFTPRPSVSFAQDSPDSPLPAQAFLSQLECTEDEEVKVIRRSETEWNQLGNFLFWSCLCGKSPLHKVCYTLQQASISPQQLLSLLLSVWLHREKEVLQKPEENVRNLHRLLVALSNMKGAVEESWDPQSISPWWQQVRTTCVQSHNAAAALLAALVAHRAAKASITSRADSKFQSEWEAVSLELEQWVVCVHQLEDVLVLQTLLLVPPPPGATGGATVQCSIKTLLEGGTGGIADSVSKWVFRQDISPERLKEILQKSGNKEADDNVEQRDEEERHEKEKSQEDTDRTAELLLAVCQRFPHSLSPDFVFAHCCWEYVVQWNKDPEEGRYLCWSVEHLKMVSSPHIQQGVCTMMWSTFIVKRFSAATFLMEKVGKAPKDRLCRRDVGMGDKAVTSFLGCCVQLLNILMEVTGVLADSAVEEVSAPELSIEEAWSGAEGPASIAELALEQRGVHYPLVQHHCLLASLLHAAMTFSVKVKPFSLFDSKGKNAFFRDLTTIQLMPSGDMDPGLVSVRQEFLLRVLTGWVQAIDDPSSSTPLPSSGPKAEWWPSLCLELGSLLQVNPDILRRHLVCELYSQGLDLRAEEVMLEVEDKDVLGSQLLVLTGQRLSYSLLHSQNQTQAAMELLARLPPTLCTWLKAMDPHELRCPLIPLPQTSRLVGRLIEILPENHAQYSLALHLLEAVEVLTTED; translated from the exons AAGATAATGAGCTGTCTTGGGACACCTCTGACTGGGAGTCGGCATGGGAAGGTGGTGATAATAAAGAGGAGGAATCCACCTCTGATAAAAAG GTCGCGGATGATGCTGGTGGGCAGGGTGAACCATGGCTGCAGGACTGTGTCGTGTCCCTGTCGCCCTGTGCTGACCTGCTGGTGGTGGCCCGTGAACAGAAGGCGGCCTTTCTCTCAG CTAAATGGCGCACAGATGACAGCGGCAGAGAAGAGATGACTCTGGGAGTATCTTGGACTGGAACTCTTAGCACTGAGGAAGG AGAGTGTGTGAGCAGCACCATTTGTATTCCCTTGGCAAGTCAAAAGAG gaGCTCCACCGGGCGGCCTGACTGGACATGTGTAGTCGTGGGTTTCACATCTGGTTATGTCCGTTTCTACACTGAG AGCGGCGTTCTGCTTCTTGCCCAGCTGCTACACGAGGACCCGGTACTGAGGCTCAAGTGTCGCACTTACGAGATCCCTCGCCATCCTGGAGTAACTGAGcag CACGAGGAGCTGAGCATCCTCTACCCTGCTGCTATGGTCACCATAGATGGATTCAGCCTCTTTCAGTCTCTGCGGGCCTGCAGGAATCAGGTGGCAAGAG ctgcagcagcaggtaATGATGTGATCCAGCCTCCTCCTCTGGCCTATAAGAAGTGGGGTCTGCAGGAAATGGACACCATTGTGGACCACAGCAGTGTGG GCGTCATGACACTGTGTGTCTTTGACCAAATGAAGAACGCTTCTATCCTGGGGGGATTCAACGCCTCAGTCAAAGGCAGCCCCCCCGCCATGAGCCAGTATGTCACTGTAGGATCTGGGCCATACACGGGCTTTTACTATGCTATAGAG GGGAGTTCTCAGCCTCTGCTGTCCCACGTGGCTATGGCAGTGGCCAGTAAACTCACCTCAGCCCTCTTCAGTGCtgccag CGGGTGGTTGGGatggaacaaaaacaagaacGAAGAGGAGGCTCCCCAGAAACAGAAGCCCAAGGTGGAGCCTGCCACCCCTTTAAGTATCAG ATTTGGTCTCCCAGACTCTCGGCGGCATGGCGAGTCAATATGTCTGTCCCCGTGCAACACGCTGGCTGGAGTGACAGATGACTTTGGCCGAGTCACACTGCTGGACTTGGCCAGGGGCATCGCCATTCGCATGTGGAAAG GTTACAGAGATGCCCAGTTGGGTTGGCTGCAGGTTCCAGAGGAGCGTAGCGAGCGGGATTTATCCCCCTCTGtgtccctccccagacgccacGCTCTGTTCCTGGTCATCTACGCCCCTCGTAGGGGGATCCTGGAAGTTTGGGCAATGCAACAGGGGCCTCGGGTCGGAGCTTTCACTGTAGGCAAACATTGCAG GTTGCTGTATGCTGGTTACCGTCTGATGGGGGTGAACAGTGTGACCAGTCAGGGTTGGCAGCTCCACACACAGCAGGTGTGTCTGCTTGATCCAATCACAGGAGCTCTGAGGACCGTGAACATTCCCTTCCACCTGGCTCTCAG tgaTAAGAAGAGCGAGCGAGCCAAAGATATGCACCTGGTAAAGAAACTCACTACCCTACTAAGGAGCCGAGACATTGAGCTTG ATATATTGGAGAGTGAAGCCAGAAGCATCTTACTAGATATCAAACACCCTGCAGTTAAGAAGCAG GCACTGGAGTCTCTTCTGTCAAATAAAAACACTCCTGTCTCTTGTCTTGTTAACATCATACGTGCCTTAGATGACACTTTGAAACGGCAAG AGCCTGAGGAAGTGGACACTGAGTTACTTCAGCTCTGCTCATCACAGCTCAAACTACTGCAGCTCTACACAGACATCCAGCAACTGCATTCTGCCACAGATGTCGAGGAAAGCGCTGAAAAT GACTCCCTTGAAGGCATAGAGGAGGAATTGTCCCGTGTTGCACCGACCTTGCAGCGCTATGCCCAGTTCACACCAAGACCCAGTGTTTCGTTTGCCCAGGACTCACCTGACTCCCCCCTGCCTGCTCAGGCTTTTCTCTCCCAGTTGGAGTGCACAGAGGATGAGGAGGTTAAGGTGATCCGTAGGTCTGAAACTGAATGGAACCAGTTGG GAAACTTCCTGTTCTGGAGTTGTCTGTGTGGAAAAAGTCCACTCCATAAAGTCTGTTACACACTACAGCAGGCCAGCATCAGCCCACAGCAGCTTCTG TCTTTGCTGTTGAGTGTGTGGTTGCATCGGGAGAAGGAGGTGCTACAGAAACCAGAGGAAAATGTTCGAAACCTCCACAGACTACTTGTCGCCCTCAGCAATATGAAAG GTGCAGTCGAGGAGTCATGGGACCCACAATCAATCTCCCCCTGGTGGCAGCAAGTCCGCACTACATGTGTTCAGTCCCACAATGCTGCCGCTGCCCTGCTGGCTGCACTGGTCGCTCACCGTGCTGCTAAAGCTAGCATCACAAGCCGAGCTGATAGCAAG tttcAGTCAGAGTGGGAGGCAGTGTCACTGGAGTTGGAGCAGTGGGTGGTGTGTGTTCACCAGCTGGAAGACGTGCTGGTGCTGCAGACTCTGCTGTTGGTGCCTCCTCCACCAGGAGCAACAGGGGGCGCTACAGTTCAGTGCTCTATTAAAACATTGTTGGAGGGAGGCACAG GCGGTATTGCCGACAGTGTCTCTAAGTGGGTGTTTAGACAAGACATTTCCCCAGAGCGGCTGAAGGAAATCCTCCAGAAAAGTGGAAATAAAGAAGCAGATGACAATGTGGAGCAGAGAGACGAAGAAGAAAGACATGAGAAGGAGAAAAGCCAAGAGGACACAGACAGGACAGCAG AGTTGCTGTTAGCGGTATGCCAGCGGTTCCCACACTCTCTCTCACCTGATTTTGTCTTCGCCCACTGCTGCTGGGAGTATGTGGTGCAGTGGAACAAAGACCCAGAG GAGGGTCGATATCTCTGCTGGTCTGTGGAACATTTGAAGATGGTCTCCAGTCCTCATATCCAGCAAG GTGTTTGTACGATGATGTGGAGCACATTCATTGTCAAGCGTTTCTCAGCAGCAACCTTTCTCATGGAGAAA GTGGGGAAAGCACCCAAAGATCGCTTGTGTCGACGG GATGTCGGGATGGGAGACAAAGCGGTGACGTccttcctgggctgctgcgtcCAGCTGCTGAATATCCTCATGGAGGTGACTGGAGTGTTG GCGGACTCGGCGGTGGAGGAGGTTTCTGCCCCAGAGTTGTCCATCGAGGAGGCGTGGTCTGGAGCCGAGGGCCCAGCTTCCATTGCTGAACTTGCCCTGGAGCAAAGAGGTGTTCACTACCCGCTGGTCCAGCACCACTGCCTGTTAGCATCCCTGCTACATGCTGCTATGACCTTCAGTGTCAAGGTCAAACCATTCAGCCTTTTTGATAGCAAG GGTAAGAATGCTTTCTTCAGAGACCTGACGACCATCCAGCTGATGCCCAGCGGAGACATGGACCCAGGTTTGGTCTCTGTGCGACAGGAG TTCCTCCTGCGGGTGCTGACCGGTTGGGTTCAGGCTATAGATGATCCCTCTAGCTCCACTCCACTTCCTTCAAGCGGACCCAAAGCCGAGTGGTGGCCCTCGCTGTGTTTAGAGCTCGGCTCTCTGCTGCAGGTCAACCCAGACATCCTGCGGCGGCATCTCGTCTGCGAGCTCTACAGCCAAGGACTCGATCTTCGGGCAGAAGAG GTGATGTTAGAGGTGGAAGATAAGGATGTTTTGGGCTCCCAGTTGTTGGTGCTGACAGGTCAGAGGCTGAGCTACTCGCTTCTCCACAGCCAGAACCAGACGCAGGCCGCCATGGAGCTGCTGGCCCGCCTGCCCCCCACCCTCTGCACGTGGCTGAAGGCGATG GACCCACATGAGCTGCGGTGTCCCCTGATCCCGCTGCCCCAGACCAGCCGGCTGGTCGGTCGTCTGATCGAGATACTGCCGGAGAACCACGCTCAGTACAGTCTGGCCCTCCACCTGCTGGAGGCCGTAGAGGTCCTCACCACAGAGGACTGA